A region from the Enterobacter roggenkampii genome encodes:
- the yhgN gene encoding NAAT family transporter YhgN yields MSEIISAAVLLILIMDPLGNLPIFMSVLKHTEPKRRRAIMIRELLIALLVMFIFLFAGEKILAFLNLRAETVSISGGIILFLIAIKMIFPSAEGSSSGLPAGEEPFIVPLAIPLVAGPTILATLMLLSHQYPNQMSHLVIALLIAWGGTFIILLQSSLFLRLLGEKGVNALERLMGLILVMMATQMFLDGIRAWMKG; encoded by the coding sequence ATGAGTGAAATCATTTCCGCCGCGGTTTTATTGATCCTGATAATGGATCCCCTGGGTAACCTGCCGATCTTCATGTCGGTGCTGAAGCACACCGAGCCGAAGCGCCGCCGGGCGATCATGATCCGCGAGCTGCTCATCGCCCTGCTGGTGATGTTTATCTTCCTGTTTGCGGGTGAAAAAATCCTCGCCTTCCTGAACCTGCGCGCTGAAACCGTGTCGATTTCCGGCGGGATTATTCTGTTCCTGATTGCGATTAAGATGATTTTCCCGAGCGCGGAAGGCAGCAGCAGCGGCCTGCCTGCGGGTGAAGAGCCGTTTATTGTGCCGCTGGCGATCCCGCTCGTCGCGGGGCCGACCATTCTGGCGACGCTGATGCTGCTGTCGCACCAGTATCCGAATCAGATGAGCCATCTGGTCATTGCCCTGCTGATTGCCTGGGGCGGGACGTTTATCATCCTGCTGCAGTCGTCCCTGTTCCTGCGCCTGCTGGGCGAAAAAGGGGTAAACGCGCTGGAGCGCCTGATGGGGCTGATTCTGGTCATGATGGCAACGCAGATGTTCCTGGATGGGATCAGGGCGTGGATGAAGGGATGA
- a CDS encoding beta-ketoacyl synthase chain length factor yields the protein MKFSLNIIDWQARAPGLSDATEWQAWSRLQLPVDPAAPLPRLTALPMMTARRLNSGSKLAVDIGLAMLQHHAIDAVVYSSRHGELERNYRILHALATGQSVSPTDFAMSVHNSAVGNLTITARQAIVSSSISAGLDTFQQALCEVLSLLQAGYSRVLLVDFDGALPEFYHPALPHQMPTWPYALALVIESGKELQCETRSGCTGDEPALPQSLVFLQRYLSEARQFVVPGERLLWQWTRA from the coding sequence ATGAAATTTTCACTGAACATTATCGACTGGCAGGCGAGAGCCCCAGGACTCAGCGATGCCACAGAGTGGCAGGCGTGGTCACGCCTGCAGCTGCCCGTCGATCCAGCGGCCCCGCTTCCCCGGCTGACCGCTTTACCCATGATGACCGCGCGCCGCCTCAATTCAGGCAGTAAGCTGGCGGTGGACATTGGTCTCGCTATGCTGCAACACCACGCCATTGATGCCGTCGTCTATTCCAGCCGCCACGGCGAGCTGGAGCGCAACTACCGTATTCTGCATGCTCTGGCGACGGGGCAATCCGTATCGCCTACCGACTTCGCCATGTCCGTGCACAACTCGGCGGTGGGCAATCTCACGATTACCGCACGCCAGGCAATCGTCTCGTCATCCATTTCTGCCGGGCTGGACACCTTCCAGCAGGCATTATGTGAAGTCCTGAGCCTGCTGCAGGCGGGCTACTCCCGCGTCTTGCTGGTCGATTTTGACGGCGCACTGCCGGAATTTTACCACCCGGCGTTACCGCACCAGATGCCCACCTGGCCCTACGCGCTGGCGCTGGTGATTGAATCCGGCAAGGAATTGCAGTGTGAAACCCGCAGCGGCTGCACGGGGGATGAACCCGCCCTTCCGCAAAGCCTGGTGTTCCTGCAACGCTATCTCAGCGAGGCACGCCAGTTTGTGGTACCCGGCGAACGTTTGCTGTGGCAATGGACGCGCGCATGA
- a CDS encoding MFS transporter codes for MPEPAAEPALSGLRLNLRIVSVVIFNFASYLTIGLPLAVLPGYVHDVMGFSAFWAGLVISLQYFATLLSRPHAGRYADTFGPKSIVVVGLCGCFLSGLSYLLAASASHWPLVSLALLCLGRVILGIGQSLAGTGSTLWGVGVVGTPHIGRVISWNGIVTYGAMALGAPLGVACYAFGGLYGLSLTIMAVALVAILFALPRPKVKASKGKPLPFRAVLGRVWPYGMALALATTGFGVIATFITLFYDAKGWDGAAFALTLFSCAFVGARLLFPNGINRLGGLNVATICFAVEIVGLLLTGVASAPWMAKMGVFLAGAGFSLVFPALGVVAVKAVPQQNQGAALATYTVFMDMSLGITGPLAGLVMAWAGVPVIYLAAAGLVMMALLLTWRLKKWPPVQAPEATSSS; via the coding sequence ATGCCCGAACCTGCCGCTGAACCGGCACTGAGCGGACTGCGCCTCAATCTGCGCATCGTTTCCGTTGTGATTTTTAACTTTGCCAGCTATCTCACCATCGGCCTGCCGCTGGCGGTTCTGCCGGGCTATGTCCATGACGTGATGGGCTTCAGTGCCTTCTGGGCGGGGCTGGTGATTAGCCTGCAGTATTTCGCCACGCTCCTGAGCCGCCCGCATGCCGGGCGATACGCGGACACGTTCGGTCCAAAAAGCATCGTGGTGGTGGGATTGTGCGGCTGCTTCCTCAGTGGCCTGAGCTACCTGCTGGCTGCCTCAGCCAGCCACTGGCCGCTGGTCAGCCTGGCGCTGCTCTGCCTGGGCCGCGTCATCCTCGGCATTGGGCAAAGCCTGGCGGGAACCGGCTCGACGCTCTGGGGCGTGGGGGTTGTCGGGACGCCACACATTGGTCGGGTGATCTCCTGGAACGGGATTGTCACCTACGGCGCGATGGCGCTCGGTGCGCCGCTCGGCGTGGCCTGCTATGCGTTTGGCGGGCTGTATGGACTGTCGCTCACCATTATGGCGGTCGCGCTTGTGGCGATTCTGTTTGCGCTGCCGCGCCCGAAAGTGAAGGCCAGCAAGGGCAAGCCGCTGCCGTTCCGGGCGGTGCTCGGGCGGGTCTGGCCATACGGGATGGCGCTGGCGCTGGCGACCACCGGCTTCGGGGTCATCGCCACCTTCATTACCCTGTTCTATGACGCCAAAGGCTGGGACGGCGCGGCCTTTGCGTTAACCCTGTTTAGCTGTGCGTTTGTTGGGGCGCGCCTGCTTTTCCCTAACGGCATCAACCGTCTGGGCGGGCTGAACGTGGCGACGATCTGCTTTGCGGTAGAGATTGTCGGGCTGCTGTTGACCGGCGTAGCCAGCGCGCCCTGGATGGCGAAAATGGGCGTATTTCTCGCGGGAGCCGGTTTTTCACTGGTCTTCCCGGCGCTGGGCGTGGTCGCGGTGAAAGCGGTGCCGCAGCAGAACCAGGGGGCGGCGCTGGCGACCTATACGGTGTTTATGGATATGTCGTTGGGCATTACCGGGCCGCTGGCAGGGCTGGTAATGGCCTGGGCGGGGGTACCGGTGATCTATCTTGCCGCGGCGGGTCTGGTCATGATGGCATTGCTGCTGACGTGGCGGCTAAAAAAATGGCCCCCGGTGCAGGCACCGGAGGCCACGTCATCATCGTGA
- a CDS encoding class I SAM-dependent methyltransferase produces MYEKDTLSALDAITEAQRIAFAPMLFQTALCLRNSGILAWLDKQGKEGASLEEITEHSTLGSYGVSVLLDMGLSGRIVTQQHGRYFLAKVGHFLLHDEMTRVNMDFTQDVCYKGLFHLADALKEEKPAGLAVFGNWPTIYPALSQLPAQAKESWFAFDHYYSDAAFDAALPYIFASSPTKLYDVGGNTGKWALRCCRYDENVAVTILDLPQQIALAQENIAKAGFSHRIGFHAVDMLSPAALPGEADVWWMSQFLDCFSPDQIVAMLTRVAQVMKPGARLCIMELFWDAQKFEAASFSLNATSLYFTCMANGNSRFYSVEAFYRYLESAGFSVEQRLDNLGVGHTLLICTKREQ; encoded by the coding sequence ATGTACGAAAAGGATACGCTCAGCGCACTGGATGCCATTACCGAAGCGCAACGCATCGCTTTTGCTCCGATGTTATTTCAGACCGCGCTTTGTCTGCGTAACTCAGGCATTCTCGCCTGGCTCGATAAACAAGGTAAAGAGGGTGCCAGCCTCGAGGAAATAACCGAACACAGCACGCTCGGCAGCTATGGCGTCAGCGTACTGCTGGATATGGGATTAAGCGGGCGGATCGTTACCCAACAGCATGGACGTTATTTTCTGGCGAAAGTGGGCCACTTTTTACTGCACGATGAAATGACCCGCGTAAATATGGATTTCACTCAGGACGTTTGTTACAAAGGGCTATTTCACCTGGCGGACGCCCTGAAGGAAGAAAAACCTGCGGGATTAGCGGTGTTTGGCAACTGGCCAACCATCTATCCGGCATTATCCCAATTACCGGCTCAGGCGAAAGAGAGCTGGTTCGCCTTTGATCATTACTATTCCGACGCCGCGTTTGACGCCGCTTTGCCATATATATTCGCAAGCTCGCCGACAAAATTGTACGATGTGGGCGGAAATACGGGTAAATGGGCGTTACGCTGCTGCCGCTATGACGAAAATGTTGCCGTGACGATCCTCGACCTGCCGCAGCAGATAGCGCTGGCGCAGGAAAACATCGCAAAAGCAGGTTTTTCTCATCGTATTGGATTCCATGCTGTCGATATGCTTAGCCCAGCAGCCTTGCCGGGTGAGGCCGACGTCTGGTGGATGAGCCAGTTTCTGGATTGTTTCTCTCCGGATCAGATTGTCGCCATGCTGACGCGCGTCGCACAGGTCATGAAGCCAGGCGCACGTTTGTGCATCATGGAGCTTTTCTGGGATGCCCAGAAGTTTGAAGCGGCCTCTTTCAGCCTGAATGCCACCTCGCTCTATTTCACCTGTATGGCGAATGGCAATAGCCGGTTTTACAGCGTAGAGGCGTTTTATCGTTACCTGGAGAGCGCAGGTTTCAGCGTTGAACAGCGTCTGGATAACCTTGGGGTCGGGCATACCCTGCTGATATGCACCAAACGTGAACAATAG
- the tusA gene encoding sulfurtransferase TusA, with protein sequence MTDLFSSPDHTLDAQGLRCPEPVMMVRKTVRNMQTGETLLIVADDPATTRDIPGFCTFMEHELVAQQTETLPYRYLIRKG encoded by the coding sequence ATGACCGACCTGTTTTCCAGCCCAGACCACACTCTTGATGCCCAGGGCCTTCGCTGCCCGGAACCGGTAATGATGGTACGTAAAACCGTGCGCAACATGCAGACCGGTGAAACGCTGCTGATCGTTGCCGACGACCCTGCCACCACGCGCGACATTCCCGGTTTTTGTACCTTTATGGAGCATGAACTGGTGGCGCAGCAGACGGAAACGCTGCCGTACCGGTATTTGATTCGTAAGGGGTAG
- a CDS encoding 7-cyano-7-deazaguanine/7-aminomethyl-7-deazaguanine transporter: protein MTQFSESQRVKALFWLSLFHLLVITSSNYLVQLPISIFGFHTTWGAFSFPFIFLATDLTVRIFGAPLARRIIFAVMLPALFISYGVSSLFYMGSWQGFEALTHFNLFVARIAAASFMAYALGQILDVHVFNRLRQNHRWWMAPTASTLFGNVSDTLAFFFIAFWRSPDAFMAEHWMEIALVDYCFKVLISIVFFLPMYGVLLNMLLKRLADKSEITALQAG from the coding sequence ATGACGCAGTTTTCTGAATCACAGCGCGTAAAAGCGTTGTTCTGGCTTTCGCTTTTCCATTTGCTGGTGATCACCTCCAGCAACTATCTGGTGCAGCTCCCTATCTCCATCTTTGGTTTTCATACCACCTGGGGCGCATTCAGCTTTCCGTTTATTTTCCTCGCCACCGATCTGACCGTGCGTATTTTTGGCGCACCGCTGGCTCGCCGCATTATTTTTGCGGTCATGCTCCCGGCGCTGTTCATCTCGTACGGGGTTTCGTCCCTGTTTTATATGGGAAGCTGGCAGGGCTTTGAGGCGTTAACCCACTTTAACCTGTTTGTCGCCCGTATCGCCGCAGCAAGCTTTATGGCCTACGCGCTGGGGCAGATTCTGGACGTGCACGTGTTTAATCGCCTGCGTCAGAATCATCGCTGGTGGATGGCACCCACCGCCTCCACGCTGTTCGGTAACGTGAGCGATACGCTGGCCTTCTTCTTCATCGCCTTCTGGCGTAGCCCGGATGCGTTCATGGCCGAACACTGGATGGAAATCGCGCTGGTGGACTACTGCTTCAAGGTGCTCATCAGCATTGTATTCTTCCTGCCCATGTACGGCGTGCTGCTGAATATGCTGCTGAAAAGGCTGGCAGATAAATCTGAAATCACGGCATTGCAGGCTGGTTAA
- a CDS encoding lysophospholipid acyltransferase family protein: protein MNRLTARINWLWRLVMTGFCFVLFGVGGLLLSLVWFNLLLIVQRDRTNRRRLARRSIAASFRFFLTVARGLGVLDYRIHNLDALRNDRGCLVVANHPTLIDYVILASVMPETDCLVKSALLRNPFVSGVIRAADYLINSEAEPLLAASQQRLAQGDTLLIFPEGTRTRSGEAISLQRGAANIAVRCNSDLRVVLIHCSEHLLDKKSRWYDVPPEKPVFTVDVRDRVNIDEFYDANEQEPALAARQLNRHLQHRLTSGLQSLSGINDASALS, encoded by the coding sequence ATGAACCGCCTGACTGCCCGAATTAACTGGTTATGGCGTCTGGTGATGACCGGATTCTGCTTCGTGCTGTTTGGCGTGGGCGGGCTGCTGCTGTCACTGGTATGGTTCAACCTGCTGCTGATCGTCCAGCGCGACCGCACCAACCGCCGTCGCCTTGCGCGGCGCAGCATTGCGGCCAGCTTCCGCTTCTTCCTGACCGTTGCCCGTGGCCTCGGGGTACTGGACTATCGCATTCACAATCTTGACGCCCTGCGCAACGATCGGGGTTGTCTGGTGGTGGCTAACCACCCCACGTTAATTGACTACGTGATTCTGGCATCGGTGATGCCAGAAACCGACTGTCTGGTGAAAAGCGCGCTGCTGCGCAATCCGTTTGTCAGCGGCGTCATCCGCGCGGCGGATTACCTGATTAACAGCGAAGCCGAGCCTCTGCTGGCTGCAAGCCAGCAGCGTCTGGCTCAGGGCGACACGCTGTTAATCTTCCCGGAAGGCACACGTACCCGGTCTGGCGAAGCTATTTCCCTCCAGCGCGGCGCAGCAAATATCGCCGTGCGCTGTAACAGCGATCTGCGGGTGGTGCTGATCCACTGTAGCGAACATCTGCTGGATAAAAAAAGTCGCTGGTATGATGTGCCGCCAGAAAAACCTGTCTTCACCGTGGATGTCCGCGACCGCGTGAACATCGACGAATTTTACGATGCAAATGAACAAGAACCGGCGCTGGCGGCAAGGCAGTTAAACCGGCATCTACAGCATCGATTAACATCAGGCCTTCAATCTTTGTCAGGAATTAATGATGCAAGCGCTTTATCTTGA
- a CDS encoding AI-2E family transporter → MIANPSDKAGLHILLKLACLVVILAGIHAAADIIVQLLLALFFAIVLNPLVTWFLRRGVSRPVAITIVVIVMLIALTALFGVLAASLSEFSTMLPQYNKELTRKIVALQEMVPFLNLHISPERMLRRMDSEKVMTYATTLMTGLSGAMASILLLVMTVVFMLFEVRHVPYKLRFALNNPQIHIAGLHRALKGVSKYLALKTLLSVWTGIIVWLGLMLMNVQFALMWGVLAFLLNYVPNIGAVLSAVPPMIQAFLFNGFYECMLVGALFLVVHMVLGNILEPRMMGHRLGMSTLVVFLSLLVWGWLLGPVGMLLSVPLTSVCKIWMETTKGGSKLAILLGPGRPKSRLPG, encoded by the coding sequence ATGATCGCTAACCCGTCCGACAAAGCAGGACTCCACATCTTATTAAAGCTCGCCTGTCTGGTGGTTATCCTTGCGGGTATCCATGCGGCCGCCGACATCATAGTTCAGCTCCTGCTGGCGCTCTTTTTTGCCATTGTGCTTAATCCGCTGGTCACCTGGTTTCTGCGCCGGGGCGTTAGCCGCCCGGTCGCCATCACTATCGTCGTCATCGTGATGCTGATTGCCCTGACGGCGCTCTTCGGCGTGCTGGCGGCCTCGCTGAGTGAATTCTCCACCATGCTGCCGCAGTACAACAAAGAGCTGACGCGGAAGATCGTCGCACTCCAGGAGATGGTGCCTTTCCTTAATCTGCATATCTCACCCGAACGGATGCTGCGCAGGATGGACTCCGAGAAGGTCATGACCTACGCCACCACCTTGATGACGGGGCTTTCCGGCGCGATGGCCAGCATTCTGCTGCTGGTCATGACGGTGGTGTTTATGCTGTTTGAAGTCCGCCACGTCCCCTATAAGCTGCGCTTTGCACTGAATAACCCACAAATTCACATTGCTGGCTTACACCGGGCGCTGAAGGGCGTCTCTAAATATCTGGCGCTGAAAACGCTGCTAAGCGTCTGGACCGGGATCATCGTCTGGCTGGGGCTGATGCTGATGAACGTGCAGTTCGCGCTGATGTGGGGCGTGCTGGCGTTTCTGCTGAACTACGTGCCCAACATTGGCGCGGTGCTTTCCGCCGTGCCGCCGATGATTCAGGCGTTTCTGTTTAACGGTTTCTACGAATGTATGCTGGTCGGCGCGTTATTCCTCGTCGTGCACATGGTGCTGGGCAATATTCTCGAACCACGCATGATGGGGCACCGGCTCGGCATGTCGACGCTGGTCGTCTTTTTATCCTTACTGGTTTGGGGATGGCTGCTGGGCCCGGTCGGTATGCTGCTCTCGGTCCCCCTGACCAGCGTGTGTAAGATCTGGATGGAGACCACCAAAGGCGGCAGCAAGCTGGCCATTTTGCTCGGGCCGGGAAGGCCGAAAAGCCGGTTGCCTGGGTAG
- a CDS encoding DcrB family lipoprotein: MRNLVKYVGIGLLVVGLAACDNSDTKTPAQGASAESNATGQPVNLMDGKLSFSLPADMTDQSGKLGTQANNMHVYSDATGQKAVIVIVGDDTSEDLAVLSKRLEDQQRGRDPQLQVVTNKSIELKGHKLQQLDSIISAKGQTAYSSVVLGKVDNKLLTLQITLPAEDQQKAQTAAENIINTIVIQ, translated from the coding sequence ATGCGCAATCTGGTTAAATATGTCGGGATTGGCCTGCTGGTTGTGGGTCTTGCAGCCTGTGATAACAGCGACACGAAAACGCCTGCTCAGGGCGCATCCGCAGAAAGCAATGCGACCGGCCAGCCGGTGAATCTGATGGATGGCAAACTCAGCTTCTCTCTGCCAGCCGATATGACTGACCAGAGCGGCAAGCTGGGCACTCAGGCGAATAACATGCACGTTTACTCCGACGCAACCGGGCAGAAAGCGGTCATTGTGATTGTGGGCGACGACACCAGCGAAGATCTGGCGGTCCTGTCCAAACGTCTGGAAGATCAGCAGCGCGGCCGCGACCCGCAGCTGCAGGTCGTGACCAATAAATCCATCGAGCTGAAAGGCCATAAGCTGCAGCAGCTGGACAGCATCATCTCTGCGAAGGGCCAGACCGCGTACTCCTCTGTCGTGCTGGGCAAGGTCGATAACAAACTCCTGACCCTGCAGATCACCCTGCCAGCGGAAGATCAGCAGAAAGCGCAGACGGCTGCTGAAAACATCATTAACACCATCGTAATCCAGTAA
- a CDS encoding phosphopantetheine-binding protein encodes MQALYLEIKNLIITTLNLDELTAEDIDTDAALFGDGLGLDSIDALELGLAVKNQYGVVLSAESEEMRQHFFSVATLASFINAQRA; translated from the coding sequence ATGCAAGCGCTTTATCTTGAAATTAAGAATCTCATTATCACCACGCTGAATCTGGACGAGCTTACCGCAGAGGATATTGATACCGATGCCGCGCTGTTTGGCGATGGGCTGGGTCTCGACTCTATCGACGCGCTGGAACTGGGTCTGGCCGTGAAAAACCAGTATGGCGTGGTGCTTTCTGCTGAAAGCGAAGAGATGCGCCAGCACTTCTTTTCCGTCGCCACGCTGGCGTCCTTTATCAACGCTCAACGCGCCTGA
- the asd gene encoding aspartate-semialdehyde dehydrogenase, translating into MKNVGFIGWRGMVGSVLMQRMVEERDFDAIRPVFFSTSQLGQAAPSFGGTTGTLQDAYDLEALKALDIIVTCQGGDYTNEIYPKLRESGWQGYWIDAASSLRMKDDAIIILDPVNQGVIADGLNNGVKTFVGGNCTVSLMLMSLGGLFAQDLVEWVSVATYQAASGGGARHMRELLTQMGQLHQSVATELANPASAILDIERKVTELTRSGELPVDNFGVPLAGGLIPWIDKQLDNGQTREEWKGQAETNKILNTANTIPVDGLCVRIGALRCHSQAFTIKLKKDVSIPTVEELLAAHNPWAKVVPNDRDITMRELTPAAVTGTLTTPVGRLRKLNMGPEYLSAFTVGDQLLWGAAEPLRRMLRQLA; encoded by the coding sequence ATGAAAAACGTTGGTTTTATCGGCTGGCGCGGTATGGTCGGCTCTGTACTCATGCAACGCATGGTTGAAGAGCGCGATTTCGACGCTATCCGCCCGGTCTTCTTCTCCACTTCTCAGCTCGGCCAGGCTGCTCCGTCCTTTGGTGGTACCACAGGCACGTTGCAGGATGCTTACGATCTGGAAGCGCTGAAGGCACTCGACATTATTGTGACCTGCCAGGGCGGCGATTATACCAACGAAATCTATCCAAAGCTGCGTGAAAGCGGCTGGCAGGGCTACTGGATTGACGCGGCCTCGTCGCTGCGCATGAAAGACGATGCCATTATCATTCTCGACCCGGTTAACCAGGGCGTGATCGCCGATGGCCTGAACAACGGCGTAAAAACCTTTGTTGGCGGTAACTGCACCGTCAGCCTGATGCTGATGTCCCTCGGCGGCCTGTTCGCGCAGGATCTGGTGGAGTGGGTCTCCGTGGCGACCTACCAGGCGGCGTCCGGCGGCGGCGCGCGTCATATGCGCGAGCTGCTGACCCAGATGGGCCAGCTGCACCAGAGCGTCGCGACCGAGCTGGCAAACCCGGCGTCGGCTATTCTCGATATCGAGCGTAAAGTGACCGAGCTGACCCGCAGCGGCGAGCTGCCGGTGGATAACTTTGGCGTACCGCTGGCCGGTGGCCTGATCCCGTGGATCGACAAGCAGCTGGATAACGGCCAGACCCGCGAAGAGTGGAAAGGCCAGGCCGAGACCAACAAAATCCTCAATACCGCGAACACCATTCCGGTTGACGGTCTGTGCGTGCGTATCGGCGCGCTGCGCTGCCACAGCCAGGCCTTCACCATTAAACTGAAAAAAGATGTGTCTATTCCGACCGTGGAAGAGCTGCTGGCCGCGCACAACCCGTGGGCGAAAGTGGTGCCAAACGATCGCGATATCACCATGCGCGAGCTGACCCCGGCAGCGGTGACCGGCACGCTGACCACGCCGGTTGGCCGTCTGCGTAAGCTGAACATGGGGCCGGAGTATCTCTCCGCGTTCACCGTCGGTGACCAGCTCCTGTGGGGCGCCGCTGAGCCGCTGCGCCGCATGCTGCGCCAGCTGGCGTAA
- a CDS encoding acyl carrier protein, whose amino-acid sequence MTEQETIYQEVCGLLTRLFEIDPQDITPEARLYEDLELDSIDAVDMIVHLQKKTGKKIKPETFKSVRTVQDVVDAVEQLLREE is encoded by the coding sequence ATGACCGAACAAGAAACCATTTATCAGGAAGTCTGTGGCCTTCTGACCCGACTGTTTGAAATCGACCCGCAGGATATTACCCCTGAAGCCCGTCTTTACGAAGACCTGGAGCTGGACAGCATTGATGCGGTGGACATGATTGTTCATCTGCAGAAGAAAACGGGCAAGAAAATCAAGCCGGAAACCTTCAAATCGGTTCGTACCGTTCAGGATGTGGTAGACGCCGTCGAACAGCTTCTGCGCGAAGAGTAA